In Gemmata obscuriglobus, a single genomic region encodes these proteins:
- a CDS encoding DUF3987 domain-containing protein has product MSHAENPLLAAALDYAGRGWRVVPLHACVADERRTDGAIGCSCGNPECGSQGKHPRLKAWQKEASADPAQVGTWWAAWPEANVGVALGPESGVVAIDVDTKAGEQLVKELAGDAVERTVLFRTGKGHRLLYAVPADLPAPPVTRVVQLGGSEAVRFQSTGGQCVMPPSLHPSGSFYEWVEGRDLAACPVAPMPDWLIAEMCRPNSPEWTDQGAREAFLEGKDFNRDADWYRDVLEPAGFTPAGQANGVMRFTRPGKRAGISVTVGHYRARDGSPALYVFSGSIPGLDAGRCYDKFGAFAKLHHGGDFTKASAAIAQQGFGRPKREAPAAPTATVKPAAPAEWEHFVPLESPIDEAPAFPLHAFPAAVAEHVCAVAESVYCPVDYPALATLAAASAAIGASYVAKVKADFFQGAGLFCALVGDPSAKKSPPIKHVIRPMQKEQADRVEKIRDEYGDELPEMYKEGEGELFVSDVTVEKLGEMLQRQPRGLLLYKPELVGWLLAQNQYKAKGVGSDRSFFLEVYDSEPITVHRKGGAAIHVSRPSLTMVGATQPDVVREFFDRRDGLAERILWAYPAALPPRGERFYEVPFALSSQWGQVLKNLWCMTMEPAGLGKKRPRAHVLPLSDAGREAWRAYTDRLAATMSDPDFPPWMRSAYGKFEGSAARLALVLQLLALAGSDAADPPACIEAQWVTAAAEMVFYFGAHARRVHRSCGGDPRLDGAKRILLWLRDRRQPTFKRAELFDSLRRNPMFRKPEDLNAPLQLLDAHNAIRVVPPPAERTAGRPPTPVYEVSPQVFTSPDVSRIVRIDRAGPELESEAG; this is encoded by the coding sequence GTGTCGCACGCCGAGAACCCGCTCCTCGCCGCCGCCCTCGACTACGCCGGCCGCGGCTGGCGGGTGGTGCCGCTGCACGCCTGCGTCGCCGACGAGCGCCGCACCGACGGAGCAATCGGGTGCTCGTGCGGGAACCCGGAGTGCGGCAGCCAGGGGAAGCACCCGCGGCTCAAGGCGTGGCAGAAGGAGGCGTCCGCGGACCCGGCCCAGGTGGGCACGTGGTGGGCGGCGTGGCCCGAGGCGAACGTCGGGGTGGCGCTCGGCCCGGAGTCCGGGGTCGTCGCCATCGACGTGGACACGAAGGCCGGCGAGCAGCTGGTCAAGGAGCTCGCCGGCGACGCGGTCGAGCGGACCGTGCTGTTCCGGACGGGCAAGGGGCACCGGCTGCTGTACGCGGTCCCGGCGGACCTGCCGGCCCCGCCGGTGACCCGCGTGGTGCAGCTCGGCGGGTCCGAGGCGGTGCGGTTTCAGAGCACCGGCGGGCAGTGCGTGATGCCGCCCAGCTTGCACCCGAGCGGGAGCTTTTACGAGTGGGTCGAGGGGCGGGACCTGGCCGCGTGCCCGGTGGCCCCGATGCCCGACTGGCTGATCGCCGAGATGTGCCGGCCGAACAGCCCGGAGTGGACCGACCAGGGCGCCCGCGAGGCGTTCCTCGAAGGGAAGGACTTTAACCGGGACGCGGACTGGTACCGGGACGTGCTGGAGCCGGCCGGGTTCACGCCGGCGGGGCAGGCCAACGGGGTGATGCGGTTCACCCGCCCGGGCAAGCGGGCCGGGATCTCGGTGACCGTCGGGCACTACCGCGCCCGCGACGGCTCGCCCGCGCTGTACGTGTTCTCGGGCTCGATCCCGGGGCTCGACGCGGGGCGGTGCTACGACAAGTTCGGCGCGTTCGCGAAGCTGCACCACGGCGGCGACTTCACGAAGGCCAGCGCCGCGATCGCGCAGCAGGGGTTCGGGCGGCCGAAGCGCGAGGCCCCGGCGGCCCCGACCGCGACCGTCAAGCCGGCGGCCCCGGCGGAGTGGGAGCACTTCGTCCCGCTCGAGTCGCCGATCGACGAGGCCCCGGCGTTCCCGCTGCACGCGTTCCCGGCGGCCGTCGCCGAGCACGTGTGCGCGGTGGCCGAGTCGGTGTACTGCCCGGTCGACTACCCGGCGCTCGCCACCCTGGCGGCCGCGTCGGCCGCGATCGGGGCCTCGTACGTCGCCAAGGTGAAGGCCGATTTCTTCCAGGGAGCCGGGCTGTTCTGCGCGCTGGTGGGGGACCCGAGCGCCAAGAAGTCCCCGCCCATCAAGCACGTGATCCGCCCGATGCAGAAGGAGCAGGCGGACCGGGTGGAGAAGATCCGGGACGAGTACGGGGACGAGCTGCCCGAGATGTACAAGGAGGGCGAGGGGGAGCTGTTCGTCTCGGACGTGACCGTCGAGAAGCTCGGCGAGATGCTCCAGCGCCAGCCCCGCGGGCTGCTCCTGTACAAGCCCGAACTCGTGGGCTGGCTCCTCGCCCAGAACCAGTACAAGGCGAAGGGGGTCGGGTCGGACCGGTCGTTCTTCCTGGAGGTGTACGACTCGGAGCCGATCACGGTGCACCGCAAGGGCGGGGCCGCGATCCACGTGTCCCGCCCGTCGCTCACGATGGTCGGGGCCACCCAGCCGGACGTGGTGCGCGAGTTCTTCGACCGCCGGGACGGGCTGGCCGAGCGCATCCTGTGGGCGTACCCGGCCGCGCTGCCGCCCCGCGGGGAGCGGTTCTACGAGGTGCCGTTCGCCCTGTCGAGTCAGTGGGGGCAGGTGCTGAAGAACCTGTGGTGCATGACGATGGAGCCGGCCGGCCTCGGCAAGAAGCGGCCCCGGGCGCACGTGCTGCCGCTGTCCGACGCGGGCCGCGAGGCGTGGCGGGCGTACACCGACCGGCTGGCCGCCACCATGTCGGACCCGGACTTCCCGCCGTGGATGCGGTCCGCGTACGGCAAGTTCGAGGGCTCGGCGGCCCGGCTCGCGCTGGTGCTCCAGCTGCTCGCCCTGGCCGGCTCGGACGCCGCGGACCCGCCGGCGTGCATCGAGGCGCAGTGGGTGACGGCCGCGGCCGAGATGGTGTTCTACTTCGGGGCGCACGCCCGGCGGGTGCACCGCTCGTGCGGCGGCGACCCGCGGCTCGACGGGGCCAAGCGGATCCTGCTGTGGCTCCGCGACCGCCGGCAGCCCACGTTCAAGCGGGCCGAGCTGTTCGACAGCCTCCGGCGCAACCCGATGTTCCGCAAGCCCGAGGACCTGAACGCCCCGCTCCAGCTGCTGGACGCGCACAACGCGATCCGGGTGGTGCCGCCCCCGGCCGAGCGGACCGCGGGCCGGCCCCCGACGCCGGTGTACGAGGTCAGCCCGCAGGTGTTCACCTCGCCCGACGTTTCTCGGATTGTTCGGATTGATCGGGCCGGTCCGGAGCTGGAGAGCGAGGCCGGGTGA
- a CDS encoding tyrosine-type recombinase/integrase: MPPKKKGRQRRPKGTGGFFWSESKQVYIARVIVGKKPDGSPHYVERSDPTEAGLVKKLEEVAPPSSGITLKAWLERWLKSLEGTELRQRTKDVRKTATDLYFVPTLGHIRLTDLTHLQITEAVKKWTATLKSASTRRTYLAALSTALNAAKYEGLITDNPILKVKRPPQPKAVFDPFTVADLNRIIADAVQRPATYPCALYAATGCRMGEALALDVTSFDPAAGTIAITQTQDARRERGPAKTSNSIRVIEVPADARPALVSAIGTRTDGPLFTTPAGRRQSKSNVRKAWIRLLNRLGLKYRAPHKCRHTVATRMLAAGYGIPDVAAYLGDTAETVLRIYARPSGASVGAGMQALLDAAKPVP, from the coding sequence ATGCCCCCGAAGAAGAAAGGCCGCCAGCGGCGACCCAAAGGCACCGGCGGGTTCTTCTGGTCTGAATCGAAGCAGGTCTACATTGCGCGAGTGATTGTCGGCAAGAAGCCGGACGGTAGCCCTCACTACGTCGAGCGGTCCGACCCCACGGAAGCCGGCCTGGTCAAGAAGCTCGAAGAGGTCGCGCCGCCCAGCTCGGGAATTACGCTGAAGGCGTGGCTGGAACGCTGGCTCAAGAGCCTCGAAGGCACGGAGCTGCGTCAGCGTACCAAGGACGTGCGCAAAACTGCCACCGACTTGTACTTCGTCCCCACCCTGGGGCACATCCGCCTGACGGACCTGACGCACCTCCAAATCACCGAAGCCGTCAAGAAGTGGACCGCCACCCTCAAGAGTGCGAGCACCCGGCGCACCTACCTCGCGGCGCTCAGCACCGCTCTGAACGCCGCGAAGTACGAAGGGCTCATCACGGACAATCCGATCCTGAAGGTCAAGCGCCCGCCACAACCCAAGGCGGTGTTCGACCCGTTCACCGTTGCGGATCTTAATCGGATCATCGCCGACGCGGTCCAGCGGCCCGCAACGTACCCGTGCGCGCTGTACGCCGCGACCGGGTGCCGGATGGGAGAGGCCTTGGCTCTTGATGTCACGAGCTTCGATCCCGCCGCAGGCACGATCGCCATCACCCAAACGCAGGACGCACGGCGCGAACGCGGACCGGCGAAGACGTCAAACAGCATTCGCGTAATCGAGGTGCCGGCGGACGCCCGCCCTGCCCTAGTGAGCGCGATCGGCACGCGGACCGACGGCCCGCTGTTCACCACCCCCGCCGGGCGCCGACAGTCCAAGTCCAACGTCCGTAAGGCGTGGATTCGGCTACTCAACCGGTTGGGCCTGAAGTACCGCGCGCCGCACAAGTGCCGGCACACGGTGGCGACGCGGATGCTCGCGGCCGGCTACGGCATCCCCGACGTTGCGGCTTACCTCGGGGACACGGCCGAGACGGTGCTGCGGATCTACGCGCGACCGAGTGGTGCCAGTGTCGGGGCCGGAATGCAGGCCCTTCTTGATGCGGCGAAACCAGTTCCGTAA
- a CDS encoding AAA family ATPase: MGILSSVTTTAPNLPPRFVMYAPEKAGKTSFGAQWENPLFLMTAGETGLLTLIESGQVGPTAHLPSSEENPTGFLKWDDLTDAVRAVINEPHDYRTLLVDTGNGAENLLAQHVCDTDTEFLGNWGEFNSFGRGERRCAPVWAGFLNLLDQVRVRRRMAVVLLYHSKAKQFNNPTGKDYEQWKPEGYERLWGLTHKWADVIGFYGLRVQVNKDDKAYKEERYLRVQPSAAIVAGNRYGLPDEVTSAPNAVALYRAFDAEYRKAKARGVTARKWSKEEFSALLTRKGKTWRNALSWIDKSFGTTHLEAKPDFASVSAEHVALYAAWLGNQPDAPPPPPPASPPPPPPPGPVPAPAPLPAATDDVEGEDRSDPTTGATRTPTTTAATPNAPLNSTTAVAKPTTLTTDPAPKPAPAFGRRFTAPPAPGADVAELLALMHQLDLSWPEIRDRAEGKGEEIAAACGIYGTPGLVLPELALSLRTRLRTELEVRVAEKKSRAAKRAANKAAREAVAL; this comes from the coding sequence ATGGGTATCCTCTCGTCCGTCACCACGACCGCGCCGAACCTGCCGCCCCGGTTCGTCATGTACGCCCCCGAGAAGGCGGGCAAAACCAGCTTCGGCGCGCAGTGGGAGAACCCGCTGTTCCTGATGACCGCCGGTGAGACCGGGCTGCTCACCCTCATCGAATCGGGCCAGGTGGGGCCGACCGCGCACCTCCCGTCGTCCGAGGAGAACCCGACCGGGTTCCTGAAGTGGGACGACCTGACCGACGCCGTGCGGGCCGTCATCAACGAGCCGCACGACTACCGCACGCTGCTGGTCGACACGGGTAACGGGGCCGAGAACCTGCTCGCCCAGCACGTGTGCGACACGGACACCGAGTTCCTCGGCAACTGGGGCGAGTTCAACTCGTTCGGCCGCGGCGAGCGGCGGTGCGCCCCGGTCTGGGCCGGCTTCCTGAACCTGCTCGACCAGGTGCGGGTGCGGCGCCGGATGGCGGTGGTGCTGCTGTACCACTCGAAGGCCAAGCAGTTCAACAACCCGACCGGCAAGGACTACGAGCAGTGGAAGCCGGAGGGGTACGAGCGGCTCTGGGGGCTGACCCACAAGTGGGCCGACGTGATCGGGTTCTACGGGCTGCGGGTGCAGGTGAACAAGGACGATAAGGCGTACAAGGAGGAGCGGTACCTGCGGGTCCAGCCGTCCGCGGCGATCGTGGCCGGGAACCGGTACGGGCTGCCCGACGAGGTCACCAGCGCGCCGAACGCGGTGGCGCTGTACCGGGCGTTCGACGCCGAGTACCGCAAGGCCAAGGCCCGGGGCGTGACCGCCCGGAAGTGGTCGAAGGAGGAGTTCTCGGCGCTGCTGACCCGCAAGGGCAAGACGTGGCGCAACGCGCTGAGCTGGATCGACAAGTCGTTCGGCACCACCCACCTCGAAGCGAAGCCGGACTTCGCCAGCGTGTCCGCGGAGCACGTCGCGCTGTACGCCGCGTGGCTCGGGAACCAGCCCGACGCCCCGCCCCCGCCGCCGCCGGCGAGCCCGCCCCCGCCGCCCCCTCCCGGGCCGGTGCCGGCGCCCGCACCCCTGCCGGCCGCGACCGACGACGTGGAGGGTGAGGATCGCTCGGACCCTACCACGGGGGCGACGAGGACGCCTACTACGACGGCGGCCACCCCGAACGCCCCGCTGAACTCGACGACGGCAGTGGCCAAACCCACGACCCTAACGACTGACCCTGCCCCGAAACCCGCCCCGGCGTTCGGCCGCCGGTTCACCGCGCCGCCCGCTCCGGGGGCCGATGTCGCGGAGCTGCTCGCGCTCATGCACCAGCTCGACCTGTCGTGGCCGGAGATCCGCGACCGGGCCGAGGGCAAGGGCGAGGAGATCGCGGCGGCGTGCGGGATCTACGGCACCCCCGGCCTGGTGCTGCCCGAGCTGGCGCTGTCGCTCCGCACCCGGCTCCGCACCGAGCTCGAGGTGCGGGTCGCGGAGAAGAAGTCCCGGGCCGCGAAGCGGGCGGCGAATAAGGCCGCCAGAGAGGCGGTGGCGCTGTGA
- a CDS encoding ParB/RepB/Spo0J family partition protein yields the protein MAKKTNPAAAPAPEVRAPAPERPPVGPPATFGPEIVEDVPLAAVAPCPFNVRRHFDPADLASLADSIRALGLKEPLLVRPVGRAGGPAPEWNGYSWIYLGEPAYELADGERRFRALALIHQAGGDIGMAPRPNEIPVIVRPMTDEAVRAVMLVSREQSRDLRTSELVAGYTALAVGRTVEQLAEFLGRKNEIAHVRGVLKLARLPEWALAAIDAGKLKPASAVLVAGLHSEPSRKRAAACAILGWHHPDDEVDALIADHFDRGEDPTEADDWDYDGPLTYRELKDLLASDFQRELKSAPFPRQALDLLEGVGSCDACPKRAGNDPDAVEAKVRADMCLDPECYRAKEEVWNTRVVEAAKASGKTILPKKDAEKLFNRYGDDSLAYRSGYVDLAATCYQDKEKRTYGALLKGHVADDQVAIAVGPKTGKPFELVKEDLADTVLKAKYKIGERPGTSGSNDKWLKEQRERKKKAELGRAAAAVANGLVAAQVKEKLPPGFPVFQGGVPLLQQVAATVASFGGSEVCRVVAKRRGLPLKDPHAHREAVSALAFTLAEPRDLIALVAELAATYRTMSWASEYARDNVSKEERAFFAAFGIDRKTLTQDAAAEKKAAKASKKKDKKKSAGGGVPAPAPVALTTWDGVPNFPEQAAAHLATKGVNTVADLDAVVERLKRGDGGAARPNGAANRYTALKELGVPPDVVYQAGDALVDWEGAKGAPAAAAAPKPKGKRKAGAA from the coding sequence ATGGCCAAGAAGACGAACCCCGCTGCCGCGCCGGCCCCCGAGGTGCGGGCGCCCGCACCCGAGCGCCCCCCGGTCGGGCCGCCGGCGACGTTCGGGCCGGAGATCGTCGAGGACGTGCCGCTCGCGGCCGTCGCGCCGTGCCCGTTCAACGTGCGGCGGCACTTCGACCCGGCGGACCTCGCGTCCCTGGCGGACTCGATCCGGGCGCTCGGGCTGAAGGAGCCGCTGCTGGTGCGGCCCGTGGGCCGGGCCGGCGGGCCGGCCCCGGAGTGGAACGGGTACTCCTGGATCTACCTCGGCGAGCCCGCCTACGAGCTGGCCGACGGCGAGCGGCGGTTCCGGGCGCTGGCGCTCATTCATCAGGCGGGCGGGGATATCGGGATGGCCCCCCGGCCGAACGAGATCCCGGTGATCGTGCGGCCCATGACCGACGAGGCGGTGCGGGCGGTGATGCTGGTGAGCCGCGAGCAGTCGCGGGACCTGCGGACGAGCGAGCTGGTCGCCGGGTACACGGCCCTGGCGGTCGGGCGAACGGTCGAGCAGCTCGCGGAGTTCCTCGGCCGCAAGAACGAGATCGCCCACGTGCGGGGCGTGCTGAAGCTCGCCCGGCTGCCAGAGTGGGCGCTGGCCGCCATCGATGCCGGGAAGCTGAAGCCAGCGTCCGCGGTGCTCGTGGCCGGGCTGCACAGCGAGCCGAGCCGGAAGCGGGCCGCCGCGTGCGCCATCCTGGGATGGCACCACCCCGACGACGAGGTGGACGCGCTTATCGCCGACCACTTTGACCGCGGCGAGGACCCGACCGAGGCGGACGATTGGGATTACGACGGACCGCTCACCTACCGGGAGCTCAAGGACCTGCTCGCGTCTGACTTCCAGCGGGAGCTGAAGTCGGCCCCGTTCCCGCGCCAGGCCCTCGACCTGCTGGAGGGCGTCGGCAGCTGCGACGCGTGCCCGAAGCGGGCGGGCAACGACCCGGACGCGGTGGAAGCCAAGGTGCGGGCCGACATGTGCCTGGACCCGGAGTGCTACCGGGCCAAGGAAGAGGTGTGGAACACGCGGGTGGTCGAGGCGGCGAAGGCGAGCGGCAAGACGATCCTCCCGAAGAAGGACGCCGAGAAGCTGTTCAACCGGTACGGCGACGACTCCCTCGCCTACCGGTCCGGGTACGTCGACCTGGCCGCGACCTGCTACCAGGACAAGGAGAAGCGCACGTACGGGGCGCTCCTCAAGGGGCACGTGGCCGACGACCAGGTGGCGATCGCGGTCGGGCCGAAGACCGGGAAGCCGTTCGAGCTGGTCAAGGAGGACCTCGCCGACACGGTGCTGAAGGCGAAATACAAGATCGGCGAGCGGCCGGGCACGTCCGGGTCGAACGACAAGTGGCTGAAGGAGCAGCGGGAGCGGAAGAAGAAGGCCGAACTCGGCCGGGCCGCGGCCGCGGTCGCGAACGGGCTCGTCGCGGCCCAGGTCAAGGAAAAGCTCCCGCCGGGCTTCCCGGTGTTCCAGGGCGGGGTCCCGCTCCTCCAGCAGGTGGCCGCGACGGTCGCGAGCTTCGGCGGCTCCGAGGTGTGCCGGGTGGTGGCGAAGCGCCGGGGCCTCCCGCTCAAAGACCCGCACGCGCACCGCGAGGCGGTCTCCGCACTCGCGTTCACGCTCGCCGAGCCCCGGGACCTGATCGCCCTGGTCGCCGAACTGGCCGCCACTTACCGCACCATGAGCTGGGCGAGCGAGTACGCCCGGGACAACGTCAGCAAAGAGGAGCGGGCGTTCTTCGCCGCGTTCGGCATCGACCGCAAGACGCTCACCCAGGACGCCGCGGCCGAGAAGAAGGCCGCGAAGGCCTCCAAGAAGAAGGACAAGAAGAAGTCGGCCGGGGGCGGGGTGCCGGCGCCCGCACCGGTCGCACTCACTACCTGGGACGGCGTCCCGAACTTCCCGGAGCAGGCCGCCGCCCACCTCGCGACCAAGGGCGTGAACACCGTCGCGGACCTCGACGCGGTCGTGGAGCGGCTGAAGCGCGGGGACGGGGGCGCGGCCCGGCCGAACGGGGCCGCCAACCGGTACACCGCGCTCAAGGAGCTCGGGGTGCCGCCCGACGTGGTCTACCAGGCCGGCGACGCGCTGGTGGACTGGGAGGGCGCGAAGGGCGCCCCCGCGGCCGCCGCGGCCCCGAAGCCGAAGGGCAAGCGGAAGGCGGGTGCCGCATGA
- a CDS encoding lambda-exonuclease family protein: MKRLNLSQGSAEWLAWRREGLGGSDIAAILGISPYEDATREAVFNAKVHGIERPQNGAMYRGTVLEPHARAAYMDRCRCNAPPVCVERPDLPWARVSLDGLCGNGARIPSQLEEWILELKCPGWETHDLALNGIVPEHFEVQCQWQMFVCGLARCDFASFNPGKRFTPGNALRWNKWSNKPVNDRPPRPAEWLAVVPVPPDPDRQQWILEAAAKFWFEVTAARAAFDREARRA; this comes from the coding sequence ATGAAGCGGCTCAACCTCAGCCAGGGCTCCGCCGAGTGGCTCGCGTGGCGCCGGGAGGGGCTGGGCGGCAGCGACATCGCCGCGATCCTGGGCATCTCGCCGTACGAGGACGCGACCCGCGAGGCGGTGTTCAACGCGAAGGTCCACGGGATCGAGCGGCCGCAGAACGGGGCCATGTACCGGGGCACGGTGCTCGAGCCGCACGCCCGGGCCGCGTACATGGACCGCTGCCGGTGCAACGCCCCGCCGGTGTGCGTCGAGCGCCCCGACCTGCCGTGGGCGCGGGTCAGCCTCGACGGGCTGTGCGGGAACGGGGCCCGGATCCCGAGCCAGCTGGAGGAGTGGATCCTCGAGCTGAAGTGCCCGGGCTGGGAGACGCACGACCTGGCGCTGAACGGGATCGTCCCGGAGCACTTCGAGGTGCAGTGCCAGTGGCAGATGTTCGTGTGCGGCCTCGCCCGGTGCGACTTCGCGAGCTTCAACCCCGGGAAGCGGTTCACTCCGGGCAACGCTCTCCGGTGGAATAAGTGGTCGAACAAACCGGTGAATGATCGCCCCCCGCGCCCGGCGGAGTGGCTGGCGGTGGTGCCGGTCCCGCCCGACCCGGACCGCCAGCAGTGGATCCTGGAAGCGGCGGCGAAGTTCTGGTTCGAGGTCACGGCGGCGCGGGCCGCGTTCGATCGGGAGGCACGACGGGCATGA
- a CDS encoding putative metallopeptidase, with amino-acid sequence MPTTYTIADDEVCALLAEVMGSWHQDLRDAGVKVACLFAANDKGPALKHGGYPVLACIKIVSLKDRVTKAHDAELLIDAGAWNDLRYGQRVATLDHELSHIRLKNFWRRPVLDRDNQPTGQTEVGWESDDLGRPALKSVPGDWSAGDGFAAVVARHGRDAIEFRNLATCTREAEAALAAGQAALLERATRPGGSL; translated from the coding sequence ATGCCGACGACCTACACGATCGCCGACGACGAGGTGTGCGCGCTGCTGGCCGAGGTGATGGGCTCGTGGCACCAGGACCTGCGGGACGCGGGGGTGAAGGTGGCGTGCCTGTTCGCGGCCAACGACAAGGGGCCGGCGCTGAAGCACGGCGGGTACCCGGTGCTCGCGTGCATCAAGATCGTGTCCCTCAAGGACCGGGTGACCAAGGCCCACGACGCCGAGCTCCTGATCGACGCGGGCGCCTGGAACGACCTCCGGTACGGGCAGCGGGTGGCGACCCTGGACCACGAGCTGAGCCACATCCGGCTGAAGAACTTCTGGCGCCGTCCGGTGCTGGACCGGGACAACCAGCCGACCGGGCAAACCGAGGTGGGCTGGGAGTCGGACGACCTGGGGCGGCCGGCGCTGAAGTCGGTGCCCGGGGACTGGTCGGCGGGGGACGGGTTCGCGGCGGTGGTGGCCCGGCACGGGCGGGACGCGATCGAGTTCCGCAACCTGGCGACCTGCACCCGCGAGGCCGAGGCGGCGCTCGCGGCGGGGCAGGCCGCGCTGCTCGAACGGGCCACGCGGCCCGGAGGGTCCCTCTGA